The Geodermatophilaceae bacterium NBWT11 genome has a segment encoding these proteins:
- a CDS encoding NAD(P)/FAD-dependent oxidoreductase: MALDTVPPGSPRGVGHDRTVGGVAPAVHAEVVVVGAGQAGLSAAYALHRAGTDFVVLDADDGPGGAWQHRWASLRLERANGIADLPGMALTGDPDERASVAMARYFAAYEEHYSLPVHRPVAVRRVTRTDDGYRLETSAGEWTARGLVNATGTWSRPFWPAYPGRETFGGRQLHAADFRTAAEFAGQHVAVVGGGISALQLLVEIAEVTTTSWLTRRPPVWREDDFDQDAGRAAVAMVAERVRAGLPPASVVSVTGLPVTDEVRRARARGVLDALPVFDRMTPAGLAWDGVDGSPARTLDVDVVLWATGFRAALEHLAPLHLRAPGGGIAVEGTTVVGEPRLHLVGYGPSASTIGANRAGRSAVRELLATLAG, translated from the coding sequence ATGGCGTTGGACACCGTTCCGCCGGGCTCCCCCCGCGGGGTCGGGCATGACCGGACCGTCGGTGGTGTTGCGCCGGCCGTGCACGCGGAGGTGGTGGTCGTCGGAGCGGGCCAGGCGGGCCTCTCGGCGGCGTATGCGCTGCACCGTGCGGGCACCGACTTCGTCGTCCTGGACGCCGACGACGGGCCCGGCGGAGCGTGGCAGCACCGGTGGGCCTCGCTGCGGCTCGAGCGCGCCAACGGCATCGCCGACCTGCCCGGGATGGCGCTCACCGGGGACCCGGACGAGCGGGCCTCCGTGGCGATGGCCCGCTACTTCGCGGCCTACGAGGAGCACTACTCGCTCCCGGTGCACCGTCCCGTCGCGGTCCGCCGGGTCACACGCACCGACGACGGCTACCGGCTGGAGACGTCGGCAGGGGAGTGGACCGCCCGTGGGCTGGTCAACGCCACCGGCACCTGGTCCCGCCCGTTCTGGCCCGCCTACCCCGGTCGGGAGACCTTCGGCGGCCGGCAGCTGCACGCCGCGGACTTCCGGACGGCGGCGGAGTTCGCCGGGCAGCACGTGGCCGTCGTCGGCGGGGGCATCTCGGCGCTGCAGCTGCTCGTGGAGATCGCCGAGGTCACCACGACCAGCTGGCTGACCCGTCGTCCCCCCGTCTGGCGGGAGGACGACTTCGACCAGGACGCCGGCCGGGCCGCGGTCGCGATGGTCGCCGAGCGGGTCCGCGCGGGGCTGCCCCCGGCGAGCGTGGTCAGCGTGACCGGGCTGCCGGTCACCGACGAGGTCCGCCGGGCCCGGGCGCGCGGCGTCCTGGACGCGCTGCCGGTCTTCGACCGGATGACCCCCGCGGGACTGGCCTGGGACGGTGTCGACGGGTCACCGGCCCGCACGCTGGACGTCGACGTCGTGCTGTGGGCCACCGGCTTCCGGGCCGCCCTGGAGCACCTGGCGCCCCTGCACCTGCGGGCCCCCGGCGGCGGCATCGCGGTCGAGGGCACCACGGTCGTCGGCGAGCCCCGGCTGCACCTGGTCGGCTACGGGCCCTCGGCGAGCACGATCGGGGCGAACCGGGCCGGCCGGTCCGCCGTCCGGGAGCTGCTCGCCACGCTGGCGGGCTGA
- a CDS encoding SpoIIE family protein phosphatase: MRPSPWLDPETPVDLTNCEREPIHVPGSIQPRGVLIAVSEPDLVVEQVSENLADVTGVDWTAALGRPLADVLGTVPAQAVARSAAAFGDLRERNPVELTLDLDGSPVPVDAILHRALHGEAGPPIGVPEAADAPASSLVIELEPAFGPRPFSFPNTYQAVRGTIAELNRATDLQELYDTTVAAVRSLTGFDRVMLYRYDAEFNGEVVAEAAAGHLEPFLGLHYPASDIPPQARALYEKSWIRLISDVSYLPARLHPVAHPATGEPLDLTYSTLRSVSPLHVEYLHNMGVRSSMSISLLRDEKLWGLIACHHYSGPHAPPYATRAAAEFLASTLSLRLVDRAAEEEVRRALRARSTLAWLTAATLDEDRPLAESLLGTPDLLDLVEADTVVVHLQGRTAVRGAPLDPGTAAAIAGWAADQHVDVAHSDALPAVAPQLDVPRHLACGALVVPLPDGQYVLWARGEHLRTVDWGGDPRAKVITLQEGEDVRISPRKSFARWQEAVRDRSQPWTPEEVTEATALRTNLLEALYARSRRVARAAETLQRSLLSEPPQPDHLQMAVRYVPAAREAQVGGDWYDVFTQPDGATVLVIGDVVGHDVEAAAVMGQLRGLLRGIAFDAEVGPAGVLSRLDRAIEGLRVAAMASVLVARLEQTDEERERGVSRIRWSNAGHLPPLVLPASGDAVLLGTDTRADLLLGVAPGTTRHEHEAVVERGSTVLLYTDGLVERRDQVFDEGIARLLTEIAGHGETPVEELVDLLLERMLPDRAEDDVALLAVRLHEQDRPRPDR; the protein is encoded by the coding sequence CTGCGCCCGTCGCCGTGGCTGGACCCGGAGACCCCGGTCGACCTCACCAACTGCGAGCGCGAGCCCATCCACGTGCCCGGCAGCATCCAGCCGCGCGGGGTGCTGATCGCGGTCAGCGAGCCCGACCTCGTCGTCGAGCAGGTGTCGGAGAACCTCGCCGACGTCACCGGGGTGGACTGGACCGCGGCGCTGGGCCGGCCGTTGGCCGACGTGCTGGGCACCGTGCCCGCCCAGGCGGTGGCCCGGTCGGCCGCGGCCTTCGGCGACCTGCGCGAGCGCAACCCGGTCGAGCTGACCCTGGACCTCGACGGCAGCCCCGTGCCGGTGGACGCGATCCTGCACCGCGCCCTGCACGGCGAGGCCGGCCCGCCCATCGGGGTGCCCGAGGCCGCGGACGCCCCGGCCAGCAGCCTGGTGATCGAGCTCGAGCCCGCCTTCGGCCCGCGCCCCTTCAGCTTCCCGAACACCTACCAGGCCGTCCGCGGGACCATCGCCGAGCTCAACCGCGCCACCGACCTGCAGGAGCTCTACGACACCACCGTCGCCGCCGTCCGCAGCCTCACCGGGTTCGACCGGGTGATGCTCTACCGGTACGACGCCGAGTTCAACGGCGAGGTCGTCGCCGAGGCCGCCGCCGGCCACCTCGAGCCGTTCCTCGGGCTGCACTACCCGGCCTCGGACATCCCGCCGCAGGCCCGGGCGCTGTACGAGAAGAGCTGGATCCGGCTCATCTCCGACGTCTCCTACCTCCCGGCCCGCCTGCACCCGGTCGCCCACCCGGCGACCGGTGAACCGCTGGACCTGACCTACTCCACGCTGCGCAGCGTCTCCCCGCTGCACGTGGAGTACCTGCACAACATGGGCGTGCGCTCGTCCATGTCGATCTCCCTGCTGCGCGACGAGAAGCTGTGGGGCCTCATCGCCTGCCACCACTACTCCGGACCGCACGCCCCGCCGTACGCCACCCGCGCGGCCGCGGAGTTCCTGGCCTCCACGCTGTCGCTGCGCCTGGTCGACCGCGCCGCCGAGGAGGAGGTGCGCCGGGCGCTGCGGGCCCGGTCCACGCTGGCGTGGCTGACCGCGGCCACCCTGGACGAGGACCGCCCGCTGGCCGAGTCGCTGCTGGGCACCCCCGACCTGCTCGACCTGGTCGAGGCCGACACCGTCGTGGTGCACCTGCAGGGCCGCACCGCCGTGCGCGGTGCGCCGCTGGACCCGGGCACCGCCGCGGCGATCGCCGGTTGGGCCGCCGACCAGCACGTCGACGTCGCCCACTCCGACGCGCTGCCCGCCGTCGCCCCGCAGCTCGACGTGCCCCGTCACCTGGCGTGCGGCGCGCTCGTCGTGCCGCTGCCGGACGGGCAGTACGTCCTGTGGGCCCGGGGCGAGCACCTGCGCACCGTCGACTGGGGTGGCGACCCGCGGGCCAAGGTGATCACCCTGCAGGAGGGCGAGGACGTCCGCATCTCCCCCCGGAAGTCCTTCGCCCGCTGGCAGGAGGCCGTGCGCGACCGGTCGCAGCCGTGGACCCCCGAGGAGGTCACCGAGGCCACCGCGCTGCGCACCAACCTGCTCGAGGCGCTGTACGCCCGCAGCCGCCGGGTGGCCCGGGCCGCGGAGACGCTGCAGCGCAGTCTGCTGTCCGAGCCCCCGCAGCCCGACCACCTGCAGATGGCCGTGCGCTACGTGCCCGCCGCCCGCGAGGCCCAGGTCGGCGGCGACTGGTACGACGTGTTCACCCAGCCCGACGGGGCGACCGTGCTCGTCATCGGCGACGTGGTCGGCCACGACGTGGAGGCCGCGGCGGTCATGGGCCAGCTGCGCGGCCTGCTGCGTGGGATCGCCTTCGACGCCGAGGTCGGACCCGCGGGCGTGCTGAGCCGGTTGGACCGGGCGATCGAGGGCCTGCGGGTGGCCGCGATGGCCTCGGTGCTCGTCGCCCGGCTCGAGCAGACTGACGAGGAGCGCGAGCGCGGCGTCAGCCGGATCCGCTGGTCCAACGCCGGCCACCTGCCCCCGCTGGTGCTCCCGGCGTCCGGGGACGCCGTGCTGCTGGGCACCGACACCCGGGCCGACCTGCTGCTCGGGGTCGCCCCGGGGACGACCCGGCACGAGCACGAGGCCGTGGTCGAGCGCGGATCCACCGTGCTGCTGTACACCGACGGGCTCGTCGAGCGCCGGGACCAGGTGTTCGACGAGGGCATCGCCCGGTTGCTGACCGAGATCGCCGGGCACGGCGAGACCCCGGTGGAGGAGCTGGTCGACCTGCTGCTGGAGCGGATGCTGCCCGACCGCGCGGAGGACGACGTGGCGCTGCTCGCCGTCCGGCTGCACGAGCAGGACCGCCCGCGCCCCGACCGCTGA